In Elaeis guineensis isolate ETL-2024a chromosome 1, EG11, whole genome shotgun sequence, a genomic segment contains:
- the LOC105038957 gene encoding uncharacterized protein isoform X2, which produces MWNVEHEGVLDLLKRAGFYYLSRLKRIHLDHALLNALIERWRRETQTFHLRHGEMTILLKDVAILTGLLVDGLPVTGKTNYDWEQLCMELLGQAPDQVKGGCVKIDWLYQHFHATPIDAEQAQIEFAARAYIMYQIGCSLFPDPSGNRVHLKYLVLLRDFDMCGQMAWGAAALAYLYRELGKASLVGKAECCGFLTLLQIWAWEHLHVGCPLRLEHSQGDGNLDDKPLGSRWNVPLRCFENVRTSDIKFYRKELDTQMESQVIWDPYTPELMARLPAYCIAGSEVWRSRVPLICYEIVEMHVPDRVLRQFGMLQHIPETVEAVDRLTRQGRSDEDWSVYHEQYITRWTDRLSTVVTEHELADPDPVKVLESYMQWYWSITRRWISTPVDRPTISDQPRVNIEKVLVDLIIDVREQIRKMSVNKAVVKSVSETLTQIENRITTVLDTLPFDAPLPAQQHDDVHPTASHRRPAIRRRTHHHILPSASTDTATDTELVPSTAASTETVLPTCVAVATELASSSPAPTTLELLPSTSTSTESLLQIPTLVVVEPASSSLAPHNMELTPSTPTSTGHATPTLTSIEPILSSPAPALLEMEPSISTSIEHVMPIHAPATAETTSSAPAPTMIELEPSSSAFIEHVASVPSLAAAEATSSTPASVITETAPSTVTSAEPVPPTPTAAPETSSSTPTTVIIEPAPSTLASGEPVPPSPAPVVTEPASSPLVPTIATPPISTPTITDSTSPTPDPVFKEPAPSTLATSMMDTAPSVSAHIEAPSAFSILTQAVQSLIQQDSQNGEAPITNKCTEEICDIKASSNPVKMEAHEANAHIEGAEMQKPMDVKMQEVTDIESQEAHGHMEANVHGTKEASEPIHGHGHVRSFVRKRKRRVYQQTSSAPH; this is translated from the exons ATGTGGAATGTGGAGCATGAAGGAGTGCTAGATCTCCTTAAGAGAGCTGGCTTTTATTATTTATCCCGCTTAAAGCGGATACACTTGGATCATGCACTACTGAATGCATTGATTGAGAGATGGCGAAGGGAAACACAGACATTCCATCTCCGGCATGGAGAGATGACTATATTGTTGAAAGATGTGGCTATACTGACAGGCCTCCTTGTAGATGGACTTCCAGTCACTGGCAAGACCAACTATGACTGGGAGCAGCTTTGCATGGAATTATTAGGTCAAGCCCCTGATCAGGTAAAGGGTGGTTGTGTCAAAATTGACTGGCTTTATCAACATTTCCATGCAACACCAATTGATGCAGAGCAAGCTCAGATTGAGTTTGCTGCTCGAGCATACATCATGTATCAGATAGGATGCAGTTTATTTCCAGACCCTAGTGGGAACCGAGTCCACCTAAAGTATTTGGTGTTGCTTAGAGATTTTGACATGTGTGGTCAAATGGCATGGGGTGCTGCAGCACTTGCATATCTATATAGAGAGTTGGGAAAGGCCAGTTTGGTTGGAAAGGCTGAGTGCTGTGGGTTTTTGACACTACTTCAG atATGGGCATGGGAGCACCTTCATGTAGGTTGCCCTCTACGCTTAGAGCATTCACAGGGTGATGGCAACCTAGATGACAAACCACTAGGATCTAG GTGGAATGTCCCATTACGATGCTTTGAGAATGTTAGAACCTCGGACATTAAGTTTTATCGCAAGGAGCTTGATACCCAGATGGAGTCTCAG gtcatatgggatCCGTATACACCAGAATTGATGGCAAGGCTACCAGCTTATTGCATTGCTGGATCTGAGGTGTGGCGCTCTAGAGTACCTTTGATCTGTTATGAGATTGTGGAGATGCATGTCCCAGACCGTGTGTTAAGACAATTTGGGATGCTACAACATATCCCAGAGACTGTTGAGGCTGTGGACAGATTGACGAGGCAGGGTAGATCTGATGAGGATTGGTCTGTGTATCATGAGCAGTATATTACGCGATGGACTGACAGATTATCTACTGTGGTAACAGAACATGAGCTCGCAGATCCAGACCCTGTCAAAGTATTAGAGAGTTATATGCAATGGTATTGGAGCATTACTCGTCGGTGGATTTCTACACCTGTTGATCGTCCTACAATATCTGATCAGCCACGAGTTAACATTGAGAAAGTTTTG GTCGATCTAATAATTGATGTACGAGAACAAATAAGAAAGATGTCAGTCAATAAGGCAGTGGTTAAGAGTGTCTCTGAGACTCTCACTCAGATTGAGAACCGCATCACCACAGTCCTAGATACCCTCCCGTTTGATGCTCCTCTTCCAGCACAACAACATGATGATGTCCACCCTACTGCTTCCCATCGCCGTCCTGCCATACGACGTCGTACACATCATCATATTCTGCCATCTGCTTCCACAGATACTGCCACAGACACAGAACTTGTGCCATCTACTGCAGCGTCCACTGAGACTGTGCTACCAACGTGCGTTGCTGTTGCCACTGAGCTTGCTTCATCCAGTCCTGCCCCCACCACGCTGGAGTTGTTGCCATCCACTTCAACCTCCACCGAGTCTTTGCTGCAGATACCCACTCTTGTTGTTGTAGAGCCTGCTTCATCCTCTCTTGCTCCCCACAATATGGAGTTGACTCCATCCACTCCAACATCCACTGGTCATGCAACACCCACCCTCACTTCCATTGAGCCTATTTTATCTAGTCCTGCTCCAGCCCTTCTGGAGATGGAGCCATCCATTTCAACCTCCATTGAGCATGTCATGCCCATACATGCTCCTGCCACTGCAGAGACTACTTCATCTGCTCCTGCCCCAACCATGATAGAGCTTGAGCCATCAAGCTCAGCCTTCATTGAGCATGTTGCATCTGTCCCTTCTCTTGCTGCCGCAGAGGCTACTTCATCCACTCCTGCCTCTGTCATTACTGAGACAGCACCTTCCACTGTAACCTCTGCCGAGCCTGTGCCACCCACCCCTACTGCTGCTCCAGAGACTTCTTCATCCACTCCTACCACTGTCATTATTGAGCCAGCACCATCCACTCTGGCTTCAGGTGAGCCTGTGCCACCTTCTCCTGCTCCTGTTGTTACAGAGCCTGCATCATCCCCTCTTGTCCCCACTATTGCTACTCCACCTATTTCGACTCCAACCATCACAGATTCTACTTCACCCACTCCTGACCCTGTTTTCAAGGAGCCAGCACCATCCACTCTTGCCACCTCTATGATGGACACAGCACCATCTGTCTCCGCCCATATTGAGGCTCCAAGTGCTTTTTCTATCCTTACTCAGGCTGTTCAGTCCCTTATCCAGCAGGATTCTCAGAATGGTGAGGCCCCTATTACTAATAAATGCACGGAGGAGATCTGTGACATTAAGGCTAGTAGCAACCCTGTGAAAATGGAGGCTCATGAAGCAAATGCTCATATAGAGGGAGCTGAGATGCAAAAGCCAATGGATGTTAAGATGCAGGAGGTTACAGATATTGAGTCCCAAGAGGCTCATGGTCACATGGAGGCCAATGTGCATGGAACCAAAGAGGCTAGTGAGCCTATCCACGGTCATGGTCATGTTCGAAGTTTTGTGAGAAAGCGGAAGAGGAGGGTCTATCAACAAACCTCTTCTGCCCCACACTGA
- the LOC105038957 gene encoding uncharacterized protein isoform X1 gives MANRLQPGPVDKSVLTDQARHRSAIIESGQALKPIRFVEHGRKLNMWNVEHEGVLDLLKRAGFYYLSRLKRIHLDHALLNALIERWRRETQTFHLRHGEMTILLKDVAILTGLLVDGLPVTGKTNYDWEQLCMELLGQAPDQVKGGCVKIDWLYQHFHATPIDAEQAQIEFAARAYIMYQIGCSLFPDPSGNRVHLKYLVLLRDFDMCGQMAWGAAALAYLYRELGKASLVGKAECCGFLTLLQIWAWEHLHVGCPLRLEHSQGDGNLDDKPLGSRWNVPLRCFENVRTSDIKFYRKELDTQMESQVIWDPYTPELMARLPAYCIAGSEVWRSRVPLICYEIVEMHVPDRVLRQFGMLQHIPETVEAVDRLTRQGRSDEDWSVYHEQYITRWTDRLSTVVTEHELADPDPVKVLESYMQWYWSITRRWISTPVDRPTISDQPRVNIEKVLVDLIIDVREQIRKMSVNKAVVKSVSETLTQIENRITTVLDTLPFDAPLPAQQHDDVHPTASHRRPAIRRRTHHHILPSASTDTATDTELVPSTAASTETVLPTCVAVATELASSSPAPTTLELLPSTSTSTESLLQIPTLVVVEPASSSLAPHNMELTPSTPTSTGHATPTLTSIEPILSSPAPALLEMEPSISTSIEHVMPIHAPATAETTSSAPAPTMIELEPSSSAFIEHVASVPSLAAAEATSSTPASVITETAPSTVTSAEPVPPTPTAAPETSSSTPTTVIIEPAPSTLASGEPVPPSPAPVVTEPASSPLVPTIATPPISTPTITDSTSPTPDPVFKEPAPSTLATSMMDTAPSVSAHIEAPSAFSILTQAVQSLIQQDSQNGEAPITNKCTEEICDIKASSNPVKMEAHEANAHIEGAEMQKPMDVKMQEVTDIESQEAHGHMEANVHGTKEASEPIHGHGHVRSFVRKRKRRVYQQTSSAPH, from the exons ATGGCAAATCGTTTACAGCCAGGTCCAGTTGATAAATCTGTACTCACAGATCAGGCACGCCACAGATCAGCAATTATTGAATCTGGGCAG gctttgaaaccTATCAGATTTGTTGAACATGGTCGCAAATTGAATATGTGGAATGTGGAGCATGAAGGAGTGCTAGATCTCCTTAAGAGAGCTGGCTTTTATTATTTATCCCGCTTAAAGCGGATACACTTGGATCATGCACTACTGAATGCATTGATTGAGAGATGGCGAAGGGAAACACAGACATTCCATCTCCGGCATGGAGAGATGACTATATTGTTGAAAGATGTGGCTATACTGACAGGCCTCCTTGTAGATGGACTTCCAGTCACTGGCAAGACCAACTATGACTGGGAGCAGCTTTGCATGGAATTATTAGGTCAAGCCCCTGATCAGGTAAAGGGTGGTTGTGTCAAAATTGACTGGCTTTATCAACATTTCCATGCAACACCAATTGATGCAGAGCAAGCTCAGATTGAGTTTGCTGCTCGAGCATACATCATGTATCAGATAGGATGCAGTTTATTTCCAGACCCTAGTGGGAACCGAGTCCACCTAAAGTATTTGGTGTTGCTTAGAGATTTTGACATGTGTGGTCAAATGGCATGGGGTGCTGCAGCACTTGCATATCTATATAGAGAGTTGGGAAAGGCCAGTTTGGTTGGAAAGGCTGAGTGCTGTGGGTTTTTGACACTACTTCAG atATGGGCATGGGAGCACCTTCATGTAGGTTGCCCTCTACGCTTAGAGCATTCACAGGGTGATGGCAACCTAGATGACAAACCACTAGGATCTAG GTGGAATGTCCCATTACGATGCTTTGAGAATGTTAGAACCTCGGACATTAAGTTTTATCGCAAGGAGCTTGATACCCAGATGGAGTCTCAG gtcatatgggatCCGTATACACCAGAATTGATGGCAAGGCTACCAGCTTATTGCATTGCTGGATCTGAGGTGTGGCGCTCTAGAGTACCTTTGATCTGTTATGAGATTGTGGAGATGCATGTCCCAGACCGTGTGTTAAGACAATTTGGGATGCTACAACATATCCCAGAGACTGTTGAGGCTGTGGACAGATTGACGAGGCAGGGTAGATCTGATGAGGATTGGTCTGTGTATCATGAGCAGTATATTACGCGATGGACTGACAGATTATCTACTGTGGTAACAGAACATGAGCTCGCAGATCCAGACCCTGTCAAAGTATTAGAGAGTTATATGCAATGGTATTGGAGCATTACTCGTCGGTGGATTTCTACACCTGTTGATCGTCCTACAATATCTGATCAGCCACGAGTTAACATTGAGAAAGTTTTG GTCGATCTAATAATTGATGTACGAGAACAAATAAGAAAGATGTCAGTCAATAAGGCAGTGGTTAAGAGTGTCTCTGAGACTCTCACTCAGATTGAGAACCGCATCACCACAGTCCTAGATACCCTCCCGTTTGATGCTCCTCTTCCAGCACAACAACATGATGATGTCCACCCTACTGCTTCCCATCGCCGTCCTGCCATACGACGTCGTACACATCATCATATTCTGCCATCTGCTTCCACAGATACTGCCACAGACACAGAACTTGTGCCATCTACTGCAGCGTCCACTGAGACTGTGCTACCAACGTGCGTTGCTGTTGCCACTGAGCTTGCTTCATCCAGTCCTGCCCCCACCACGCTGGAGTTGTTGCCATCCACTTCAACCTCCACCGAGTCTTTGCTGCAGATACCCACTCTTGTTGTTGTAGAGCCTGCTTCATCCTCTCTTGCTCCCCACAATATGGAGTTGACTCCATCCACTCCAACATCCACTGGTCATGCAACACCCACCCTCACTTCCATTGAGCCTATTTTATCTAGTCCTGCTCCAGCCCTTCTGGAGATGGAGCCATCCATTTCAACCTCCATTGAGCATGTCATGCCCATACATGCTCCTGCCACTGCAGAGACTACTTCATCTGCTCCTGCCCCAACCATGATAGAGCTTGAGCCATCAAGCTCAGCCTTCATTGAGCATGTTGCATCTGTCCCTTCTCTTGCTGCCGCAGAGGCTACTTCATCCACTCCTGCCTCTGTCATTACTGAGACAGCACCTTCCACTGTAACCTCTGCCGAGCCTGTGCCACCCACCCCTACTGCTGCTCCAGAGACTTCTTCATCCACTCCTACCACTGTCATTATTGAGCCAGCACCATCCACTCTGGCTTCAGGTGAGCCTGTGCCACCTTCTCCTGCTCCTGTTGTTACAGAGCCTGCATCATCCCCTCTTGTCCCCACTATTGCTACTCCACCTATTTCGACTCCAACCATCACAGATTCTACTTCACCCACTCCTGACCCTGTTTTCAAGGAGCCAGCACCATCCACTCTTGCCACCTCTATGATGGACACAGCACCATCTGTCTCCGCCCATATTGAGGCTCCAAGTGCTTTTTCTATCCTTACTCAGGCTGTTCAGTCCCTTATCCAGCAGGATTCTCAGAATGGTGAGGCCCCTATTACTAATAAATGCACGGAGGAGATCTGTGACATTAAGGCTAGTAGCAACCCTGTGAAAATGGAGGCTCATGAAGCAAATGCTCATATAGAGGGAGCTGAGATGCAAAAGCCAATGGATGTTAAGATGCAGGAGGTTACAGATATTGAGTCCCAAGAGGCTCATGGTCACATGGAGGCCAATGTGCATGGAACCAAAGAGGCTAGTGAGCCTATCCACGGTCATGGTCATGTTCGAAGTTTTGTGAGAAAGCGGAAGAGGAGGGTCTATCAACAAACCTCTTCTGCCCCACACTGA